One Punica granatum isolate Tunisia-2019 chromosome 3, ASM765513v2, whole genome shotgun sequence genomic window carries:
- the LOC116200961 gene encoding GDP-fucose transporter 1, protein MSSIRFTTSGLVIGYALSSSLLAVINKYAITLFNFPGLLTALQYLTSALGVWILGKLGFLHHDAFTIETAKKFLPAAFVFYLAIFTNTNLLRHANVDTFIVFRSLTPLLVAIADTAFRKQPCPSKLTFTSLLIILGGAIGYVATDSAFTLTAYSWAVAYLITITTEMVYIKHMVMSLGLNTWGFVLYNNLLSLMMAPVFWILTGEYSEVFAALGANAGNWFSFDSFIAVSLSCLFGLLISFFGFAARKAISATAFTVTGVVNKFLTVVINVFIWDKHASPFGIVCLCFTIIGGVLYQQSVTGPKPPSSDSNPSKQIDSKNEGSDFEDDSQGKGISGKLASV, encoded by the coding sequence ATGTCTTCGATTCGGTTCACCACGAGCGGGCTCGTCATAGGTTACGCGCTCTCCTCGAGCCTGCTCGCGGTGATCAACAAGTATGCCATCACCCTGTTCAACTTCCCGGGCCTCTTGACCGCCCTCCAGTACTTGACCTCTGCCCTCGGGGTCTGGATCCTCGGGAAGCTGGGGTTCCTCCACCACGATGCCTTCACCATCGAGACCGCCAAGAAGTTCCTCCCTGCAGCATTCGTGTTCTACCTCGCTATCTTCACGAACACGAACCTCCTCCGCCATGCAAATGTGGACACCTTCATCGTGTTTCGATCCCTCACTCCACTCCTGGTCGCCATTGCCGATACTGCATTCAGGAAGCAGCCCTGCCCGTCGAAGCTCACATTCACCTCGCTGTTAATCATCCTAGGAGGTGCGATTGGGTATGTGGCCACTGATTCGGCCTTCACTCTGACTGCGTACTCATGGGCAGTGGCTTACCTGATCACTATTACCACCGAGATGGTCTATATCAAGCACATGGTGATGAGTCTTGGGTTGAACACCTGGGGCTTTGTCCTGTATAACAATTTATTGTCTCTGATGATGGCTCCAGTGTTTTGGATCCTCACCGGAGAGTACAGTGAAGTCTTTGCTGCTCTCGGGGCCAATGCTGGGAACTGGTTCTCGTTTGATTCCTTCATCGCAGTCTCACTTTCTTGCTTGTTTGGCCTGCTGATAAGCTTCTTCGGTTTCGCTGCCAGAAAGGCGATCTCTGCAACAGCATTTACTGTCACCGGGGTGGTGAACAAGTTCCTAACAGTTGTCATCAATGTTTTCATCTGGGATAAGCACGCGAGCCCATTTGGAATCGTCTGCCTCTGCTTCACAATCATTGGAGGAGTCCTGTATCAGCAATCTGTCACTGGACCAAAGCCTCCAAGCAGCGACTCCAACCCTTCTAAGCAGATAGACAGCAAGAACGAGGGTAGTGATTTTGAAGATGACTCTCAGGGAAAGGGGATCTCCGGTAAACTCGCATCTGTATGA